GAACCATCAAAATAGCCTCCTTCAACAATTGGCTTTCTTCAAACTTTGCCTCAACCAACAACAACCATTGACCCTCCCAGGGTCCTATCACTTTCAGGGGAGTGATGCGAAATTATTGCAAACATGAACCCAACCCCTCACCTGACACTCTAGTACAAGATTAGACTTGAGAGTTATCGTCCTAAAGCAATCTATGCCAAGTCACGCTTCTTCTTCAAAATGGCATCGTATTAGGCCCTGCATCCTCCACACCATGAACTTGCATGCATGACCTGGTCACTTGATTttcagataataaaaaaatttgcaagAAGCTTAGTAATGATAGTATAATCATTCTATAGAGTAGAGAATTCCAGAGGAAGACATTGGAACATCTACCGTCTCCCGTCTCCCATCTCGCTCTCCGCCAGAGAAGTGAGAACTGAGACTACCTtacctttttattaaaaagtgaGAAATATAATGATAGCTAGATACACAATCCATCGGTCCACCCTGATATgataattaaaggaaaaatatctAAGCAAATAGATTACAATCTAgcaagaagagagaaaaatcaGGAATGGAGAGTCAAGTCAGAGAGACTCAGGAGGGAAAGAAAGAGTAGTAAAAGGGCGTTGCCATCCAGACCCAATGTCACTGAGAATGAGCAGAGGTGGAGGCAGAGGTGGAGGTGGGGTTGAAGTTGGAGTTGAGTTGCCATGCGGAGGTGGCGATGAGGGGACGAGTGTGCCAGCCAAGCATCAGACACCCATTATTTTCTTCCACTCTGTACCCGTCGCCACCCGCGAATAAAGCCAACAGCATGCTCGCCTGCTTGAAGGCGTTGGAGCCCAAGTGAACCGGGTCGAACCCTGCTGACCCCATCCGACTCCTCCACTGACTCAGTGTCTCGTGCCTCTCAACCCGCTCCGCTCCTTCACACGCCACCACGTTGCATATCTGCCGCCCCAGGTATATCTCCGACATCATCAGGTCTTGGCTACTCGGTGGCGAAACCCCGCACCCTTCCAGTGAGTCGAACAGGTTCGAGTAGTAGTGCAGCGCCTCCGTGAATCTGTCCAGAAACACCGGCCCGTTGTGGCTCGCCTCTTGCTCCACCACCGTCACGATTTTCGGCTTCATGGCTTTGATAGACGACAACACCTTCTCGATGGCCCCCGATCGAGCCAGCAGGCGATGCAGCTCCAGCACGGAGTTCACCGCCACGGCCTCCACCTCTGGCGGCCGGATTTGGAGCATGGATGGCTCCAGATCCGCCAAGCTGTTCGCCACGAATCCCCTGAATTCGAACTCAACGCCTATGGTCTCAGCCAATTGGGCCAGCTTCCATCCCACTTGCTGCAACGCGTCGGTATTGTCCGGCTGCGGAGGGCCAATTCCAGTGAGTCGAAATGCCGGTGGGCCACCAGGGCGCAATGCTAGGGCCTGCATAAGAGCCGGCCATTGCATCCCCTGTTTCAGGCCGAAATCGATGACATGAACTCTGTTGGCGCCGGCGAAGGCCTCGAGGATGGCTTGATTGGCTGTGAAGTGGGCGAATTTGAGGTAGGGGCAGGCCTCATAGAAGTGCATCTGGAGAATATCCGAGTAGGACGATTCCAGAGAGTCTTGAGGGTAGATTCTGTAGATTCGACGAGCCAGAGCTTCTGCGAAGTAGGTGGCGACCTTTCTCATAGCGCCAGCTTGGGACGCCGCCAGCAGGCCTATGTGCTTCACCAGTGCATCTGCCAACTTCATATTGTCCTGTTGAACCGCGTCTGCACAAGCCATCAAGGTGTGAACCAGTCGCACACCCGTTTCCTGCGAGTCCACCACTACAACCGGCCGAGTCGACTCGGCGACACTCGCCAACCCATTCTCCTGTACTTGTTGCGTCGATGACGAAGACGACGACGACGCCGTTTTCATCCGCTTGCTGCTCTTCTCCCCATCCCCCTGTTGGTCCGGTCGCCGATACACGGCGACGCCCGGAATCGCACTGAGATCGTAGTCGGAGTTGTCGTTATAGATGCGAGACTGGTGCTCCGACTGCTGCCGCGAGCCGGAGAAATCAAGGGTGGTGATAGTAGAGGACTCGGAGGGAGCAAGGAGAGGATCGTCGATGGGGGTTTGCTGTGAGGAGGAAGCGAAAGCAGAGGAGGGAGGATTGAGCTCAGTAAGCATGGACTGAACCCAACCGGAAAGATCGGAGGGGTTATAATGAACAGTCCCAGAGGAGAGATGAGAAATCCCATCCTCCTGAGCGTTACCCATAACCATCTCAAGCTGCTCCAGCTTCTGAGCCACGTCCACCATGTCCGACGACCGAACATTGTAACCCAAAACAGCCAAGAGCTCGTCCATGCCCGCATCTTGCTGCTGCCCATCGTCCCACATCTTCCCCTTTGCAGAGACCATAGACGACCCCTCTTCACCTttgccgccgccgccgccgcctcCGCCGCCGCCCCCTCCCCCACAACCGTCTAGGAGGTCTCTCTTCATCTCTCTCGCAGAATCAAAACACCAGGGATTGGATCATTAGTTTTCACAGGTGGGATTGGTTCATCTCAGAAACCGATACGAAACGCACGTGACTGGCACGAGTTCCGATGGGGTGATATGAGCTGGAAGTCTGGACCCTGGAAGAGATAAGGAAGGAGGAAAGCTTCCCAGGTCATAATAATATGGggatatatcattttaaattttaattttcaaattaaaaatgattttatgtgtatatatatttttcggCCATGCAaccacctaaaaaaaaaaaaaaaaagggcatcaAGAGCCGTAGCGGCACCGCAATGCTAAAAAGATGCCTTTTCTGTGATAACATACAGCTCATGTGTACCCAAGAGCATACACTGGAAACTTGGTGGCCGTAGGCGCAATGGAGATGGGGGATGGGGATATTGGGACAGTGGTGGGGACCAGCTTCGAATGCTAGTTGAATTCGGGATGCTACTCCACGCTCTTTTATGGCTTGTGTTGCGCACGCTCTtaagaataaacaaaataacACCCATCCTTATTCCTTATCTTGGGTTGGGGTTGGGTAATTTGGCAGTTGGAGAGCTGGTGTTTTCCTTTGTGAGTAATTGATAGGGTCTTGTACCAAATCTTGAACGCCAGGACAGCactaaaatagaatttttatggCTATAGTTGTACCTCCTTCAACATTGACCTCTACATGAAACCGCACTTGTCATTCTCAAAATCATTCTACAGTGCCCAGTGCCGTAAGCGACTTCGATAGCGCGATATTAGACGCCTTTGGATAGGGGTGAAGTTGAGGGGAGGTGAGGAGGTGATTTGACAAGTTTTTGCGAGTAATAGACTCCAACACAGTGCTTTAAGGACATGGTGGACAGTGGGCATGCGCCGGCCTAATTGCATTTTTTGTAAGGTCCCTTTGTTTAGGGCAGTGCCCTTACTCCTTATCCGTTGGAATTTGCATGTGAACTAAGTCGGTTGTGGAGTTTTATCTTAATCTTAAACGTAAACGGTGGTTTAATAAAGGGAAAAGCATTTGTT
Above is a genomic segment from Vitis riparia cultivar Riparia Gloire de Montpellier isolate 1030 chromosome 14, EGFV_Vit.rip_1.0, whole genome shotgun sequence containing:
- the LOC117930434 gene encoding DELLA protein GAI-like, which translates into the protein MKRDLLDGCGGGGGGGGGGGGGKGEEGSSMVSAKGKMWDDGQQQDAGMDELLAVLGYNVRSSDMVDVAQKLEQLEMVMGNAQEDGISHLSSGTVHYNPSDLSGWVQSMLTELNPPSSAFASSSQQTPIDDPLLAPSESSTITTLDFSGSRQQSEHQSRIYNDNSDYDLSAIPGVAVYRRPDQQGDGEKSSKRMKTASSSSSSSTQQVQENGLASVAESTRPVVVVDSQETGVRLVHTLMACADAVQQDNMKLADALVKHIGLLAASQAGAMRKVATYFAEALARRIYRIYPQDSLESSYSDILQMHFYEACPYLKFAHFTANQAILEAFAGANRVHVIDFGLKQGMQWPALMQALALRPGGPPAFRLTGIGPPQPDNTDALQQVGWKLAQLAETIGVEFEFRGFVANSLADLEPSMLQIRPPEVEAVAVNSVLELHRLLARSGAIEKVLSSIKAMKPKIVTVVEQEASHNGPVFLDRFTEALHYYSNLFDSLEGCGVSPPSSQDLMMSEIYLGRQICNVVACEGAERVERHETLSQWRSRMGSAGFDPVHLGSNAFKQASMLLALFAGGDGYRVEENNGCLMLGWHTRPLIATSAWQLNSNFNPTSTSASTSAHSQ